Proteins from one Malaya genurostris strain Urasoe2022 chromosome 2, Malgen_1.1, whole genome shotgun sequence genomic window:
- the LOC131428042 gene encoding uncharacterized protein LOC131428042 — protein sequence MSTVQLPPEIWDRIFDYLPFQQQLQKAVVCRAWNKRVAYKAILSLSCSGHNSQNLIYSIRNTIRNYKNFKIELLRTEQEYLETQHAVLECSQRFNVQTLSLELASSVMLEKFVDDHYNWIRTVRNLCLQLVDGENLPVDLLAKLTNLRKLRLLNITDANANWTKLLIQLSLIRALTIDAAWHYNDEALDKLIESVSNFTGLVELTIRSNDSACLTTIASNLIHLEKLSLVRLTIRREDRVLDFPSLKHLNFDVNWFVFDSMTFNINAPLLRYLRISKKIVPFVQFTDRTKIQQMDLFGFSISSSHSSFSTVETLGLTTQEPANQESILKEMKLFPNILKLTLKVMSKDCSIEVPCAASFQHITCLHLNNFVLRMQFFEEIAQHKILQHLTLEECNFSLNASSNSVELSHLNYFRVKRVSLPMSVDSFPVVAFGQPPIELVDKIRTHLWRNDHFNVFSSKWD from the exons ATGTCTACAGTGCAACTTCCACCGGAGATTTGGGATCGAATTTTCGATTATTTACCCTTCCAACAACAATTACAAAAGGCAGTGGTGTGTCGTGCGTGGAACAAGCGTGTTGCTTATAAAGCCATCTTATCGCTCTCTTGCAGTGGCCACAATTCTCAGAATCTCATTTATTCGATACGCAACACCATAAGAAATTATAAgaatttcaaaattgaactgttaAGAACAGAGCAAGAATATCTCGAGACCCAACACGCCGTTTTGGAGTGCAGTCAAAGGTTTAACGTTCAAACTTTGTCTCTCGAACTAGCATCGAGTGTAATGTTAGAAAAATTCGTTGATGACCACTACAACTGGATACGCACTGTGCGAAATCTTTGCTTGCAATTGGTTGACGGCGAAAATCTTCCTGTTGACTTACTGGCCAAGTTGACAAATCTTCGGAAGCTACGGCTGCTAAACATTACTGATGCCAATGCTAATTGGACGAAATTGTTGATACAGCTAAGTTTGATTCGAGCTCTTACGATAGATGCAGCATGGCACTACAATGACGAAGCTTTGGACAAGTTAATAGAATCAGTTTCAAATTTCACAGGCCTAGTAGAACTAACGATACGTTCAAACGACAGTGCCTGTCTGACAACGATAGCTAGTAATTTGATTCATCTCGAGAAACTTTCATTGGTGCGATTAACGATTCGGAGAGAGGATAGAGTGCTAGATTTTCCCTCGTTGAAACATTTGAATTTCGATGTCAACTGGTTTGTGTTCGATAGTATGACCTTCAACATAAACGCACCACTGCTTAGATATCTACGTATTTCCAAGAAAATAGTTCCTTTTGTTCAGTTTACCGACAGaactaaaattcagcaaatggaTTTATTTGGCTTCAGCATATCTAGCTCTCATTCCAGTTTTTCAACTGTAGAAACGTTAGGCTTGACAACACAGGAACCCGCTAACCAGGAATCTATTCTAAAGGAAATGAAACTATTCCCGAACATTCTCAAACTGACGCTGAAAGTGATGTCGAAAGATTGTAGCATAGAAGTTCCATGCGCTGCCAGTTTTCAACACATAACGTGTTTACATCTGAATAACTTTGTTCTTCGTATGCAATTTTTTGAAGAGATCGCACAACACAAAATACTGCAG CATCTAACATTAGAAGAATGCAATTTCTCCCTGAACGCATCAAGCAATTCCGTTGAGCTATCACATTTAAATTACTTCCGCGTGAAACGTGTTTCGTTACCCATGTCGGTAGATTCTTTTCCTGTCGTTGCGTTCGGCCAACCGCCAATCGAACTTGTCGATAAAATACGAACACATCTCTGGCGCAATGATCACTTCAATGTATTCAGCTCGAAATGGGATTAA
- the LOC131431949 gene encoding bis(5'-nucleosyl)-tetraphosphatase [asymmetrical] produces MAKRAAGFLIFRRACERIEYLMLQASYGQHHWSPPKGHVDPGEDDFKTAVRETTEESGYLDTDLRIFKNQTRTLEYKVKGHDKAVVYWLAELINPSKEVKLSDEHQDLKWLERDDAIQIAGYEDFAAMVRHFDEKIKQGYDQL; encoded by the exons ATGGCAAAGCGGGCCGCTGGATTTCTCATATTTCGGCGGGCCTGCGAGAGGATTGAATACTTAATGCTTCAGGCTTCGTACGGGCAGCATCATTGGTCACCTCCGAAGGGACACGTCGATCCGGGCGAGGATGATTTCAAAACCGCTGTTCGGGAGACAACCGAAGAATCGGG TTATTTGGATACCGACTTGcggattttcaaaaatcaaactcgAACACTCGAGTATAAGGTCAAAGGGCACGACAAGGCTGTCGTCTATTGGCTAGCTGAATTGATCAACCCGTCCAAGGAGGTAAAACTGTCGGACGAACATCAGGATCTCAAATGGCTCGAGCGAGACGATGCGATACAGATTGCCGGATACGAAGATTTTGCCGCCATGGTCCGgcattttgatgaaaaaatcaaacaggGATATGACCAGCTGTGA